A window of the Zeugodacus cucurbitae isolate PBARC_wt_2022May chromosome 4, idZeuCucr1.2, whole genome shotgun sequence genome harbors these coding sequences:
- the LOC105211606 gene encoding alcohol dehydrogenase 2-like, whose product MNIKGKNVIYSGGFGCIGQACVKEFLKSGAKYVTIFDVDENKEAMIEFKKLYPGTTIHFISVDMRKKESITTAFKSAVEKMGLFDVLVNGCGIMGDSEVDLTIEINLLGLMHSSLTALPYMDKSSGGRGGTIVNISSVAGLGSIPLCPVYSAAQHGVTTFTRCLGDKMYYDRLGVRIITICPGFTGINFLKNLHSKVMFKFTEEMDNDMANAKQQSVEVCARNMIKVIETGKNGAVYMLDLGNIKEVTIPKMFEPTF is encoded by the exons ATGAATATTAAAGGTAAAAACGTAATATATTCAGGAGGTTTTGGATGTATTGGCCAAGCTTGCGTCAAAGAGTTCCTAAAAAGCGGTGCTAAG TATGTAACCATATTCGATGTCGATGAGAATAAAGAAGCAATGATTGAGTTTAAAAAGTTGTACCCTGGTACCACAATTCATTTTATATCAGTGGATATGCGGAAGAAGGAGAGCATCACAACGGCCTTTAAATCAGCTGTAGAGAAAATGGGACTCTTTGACGTTTTGGTCAATGGTTGCGGTATAATGGGGGATAGCGAAGTTGACTTAACAATCGAAAttaatttg TTGGGGCTAATGCATAGTAGCTTAACTGCATTACCTTATATGGATAAATCAAGTGGAGGACGTGGCGGTACTATTGTGAATATTTCATCCGTTGCTGGCTTGGGATCGATACCTTTATGTCCTGTTTATTCTGCGGCTCAACATGGTGTCACAACTTTCACTCGCTGCTTGGGG GATAAAATGTATTACGATCGTTTGGGCGTCAGAATCATAACAATATGTCCTGGATTTACAGGCATCAACTTTTTAAAGAATCTACATTCAAAAGTTATGTTTAAGTTTACCGAGGAAATGGATAATGATATGGCCAATGCCAAGCAACAGTCTGTAGAAGTGTGTGCAAGGAATATGATAAAGGTAATTGAAACAGGTAAGAACGGTGCTGTCTACATGCTAGATTTAGGCAATATTAAGGAGGTTACAATACCCAAGATGTTTGAACCAACCTTTTAA